Sequence from the Rhizobium sp. TH2 genome:
ATGAAATTCGCGCGCAACGTGGCCAGCCACGTCGTCTATCTCCGGCAGGGCATCGTCGAAGAACAGGGACCGCCCGAACAGCTGTTCGGCAACCCGCAGTCCGAGCATCTGAAACGCTTCATCAGCTCGGTCCACTAATCAACAAGCCAAACCAGAAACTGGGAGAACAGTATGAAAAACGGTTTGAAAGTCGCAGCCCTCGCTCTCGCAATCGGCATCTCGGGCGGTGCATCGGCAATGGCTGAACAGGTCAAGGTCGGCTTTGCCGCCGAACCCTATCCGCCCTTCACCTCGCTTGACGCGTCGGGCAAGTGGGTCGGCTGGGAAGTCGAATTCGCCGATGCGATCTGCAAGGAAGCCAAGCTCGATTGCGTGATCACGCCAGTTGCCTGGGACGGCATCATCCCGGCACTCACCACCAAGAAGATCGACATGATCGTCGGCTCGATGTCGATCACCGAGGAACGCCTCAAGACGATCGACTTCTCGGACAAGTATTACAACACCCCGACCGGCATCATCGGCCGCAAGGACGACAAGTTCGACGCGACGCCGGAAAGCCTCGCGGGCAAGATCATCGGCGTCCAGGTTTCGACCATCCACCAGGATTACGCCACCAAGCATTTCGGCCCGACGGCCGCTGAGGTCAAGGAATACCAGACCCAGGACGAAGCCAACCAGGATCTTGCCGCCGGCCGTGTCGATGCCGTGCAGGCCGACGCCATCGCGCTCGACGCCTTCCTCAAGTCGGAAGCCGGCGCCTGCTGCGACCACAAGGGCAATGTCGCGGACGATGCGGCGATCCTCGGTGCCGGTGTCGGCATCGGCATCCGTAAGGACGAAGGTGCTCTCAAGGAAAAGCTGAATGCCGCGATCAAGGCGATCCGCGC
This genomic interval carries:
- a CDS encoding transporter substrate-binding domain-containing protein; translation: MKNGLKVAALALAIGISGGASAMAEQVKVGFAAEPYPPFTSLDASGKWVGWEVEFADAICKEAKLDCVITPVAWDGIIPALTTKKIDMIVGSMSITEERLKTIDFSDKYYNTPTGIIGRKDDKFDATPESLAGKIIGVQVSTIHQDYATKHFGPTAAEVKEYQTQDEANQDLAAGRVDAVQADAIALDAFLKSEAGACCDHKGNVADDAAILGAGVGIGIRKDEGALKEKLNAAIKAIRANGTYDTFSKKHFDFNIYGE